GTACAAAAGGTGTTGACAAGGACAAGGCAGGAGCCTCTGatgttttggatttttaaaaactggctCTGCTCATTAGCTTTGACTTTACAGTATTTGCAGAAAGAATACAGGAACAGTAAGATGATTTTGAACAAATTTCTGATTCGGGTTGGGAATTAAAAAGAGACTGGGGGCTCACTTACAGCATTCTCAGTTAGAGCTCCAGAAGGAGGGGCAGGGCAGGTTTTTGGGGGGCTGACGGGCGGTAGAACTCATTGAAATCCTAACCCGTCTATACAGAAATGCAGGATGGAAGAAGGGAAGCCATACACAATCCACCACAGGGCAAGGCTACACAGGGAGGAGAGCAGCATGGCTACCAGCCATCTGAAAGGAGGACAAATCCAACAACAAGAGCAAAcggaaaaaaaggggaaaaaaggaaggagAGACAAGAGACGTCTGGGCAGGACATAAAGCCTCTGATGTTGTGCTTTTCCACTGGGACTGGATTAGATGAATCACCTTTTGTAGAGCCTTGTATCCAACAGTGCCACACAGCAAATTTTTGTTCTTCATTTGCTCTGTTGTGTAAGCAGTCtgccttaaaaaaaactcaacCAATGTAGAAACTTTAAAGTAGACGCATTTTAAGTGATTTGAgcgattaaataaataaaaaaataaaaaaatagaaaaacaactATTTTACTTTAAATGATACTTATAATAGACAAAAGAATGAGCTTTCTATATTGTAAGCTACTCAAAATTATTTaagtaaaatgaattaaaaataaaacatgacggaggaaaaaaaaaaaactatcagcaTTTATCGACATCAAATAGacacacagtactgaaactAGTGATTGACATCAGCTTGCCAATATATTAGATGGGCTGCGTTTAACAGAAACATCTAAAAATAGTCAGACCCTACAAAAATTAAGTGCCTATTTCTAAACTCTGTCCCACAGTTTCAATAGAAGTTGGCAGAGATGGACCCCTGCAGGAGTAAACAAAGCTCAGATGGTATGCATACACTGATCCAGTCACAAGAGCAATGGAAAAACAACAGGCAACTGATAATGATCCCAGCCCAGCATTAAGTACATgttagacacaaacacagaggcatGTGCACGCGTGCATGTCCAAGGGCTTCATGCCTGTTGCCATGCGTGAAAAGGCAGAAAAGGTGAAGAAAAGTTCTGACAGTCATCGTTCTAATCATCCCTGGAGTTCAACATGCATTTTGGTGTTACATAATAAACCAAACAGTGAAGCCAGATGGCGACTTTCAGCTGGAAATGGGATGTTACATGTGTAGCAATGCATACCCTGCAACAGCATATGACCTGAAGTGCAAGCAAATCTCCTTTCAGCCTCAACTCAACTCCCGCGTGTGAATGGATGAGAACCTGTTTGCTGCCTCCACAAAAGCTCGTGATGCTTGCTTACTCCTTTAGGTGATAACGAGGATCTGGAGGAATTTTCTATTCCAACAATACAATTTAAAGCTACTAATTGAATTCATAAAACACTTAAATCACAGATTATTCCAATACCAATACCAGATCTTATTGCCAATTTACACCTAAAGCTTAACGGATGAGCTGGCAAGTTCGCTAGTTTACAAAACAAAGGAATTACCTACTACAGATGAAAACAAGGTCAACAAAGTTTCTCttattaaaaatgctttttcttgaGGTGAGCCAAGTCAGTCTTGCAAGCCAAGCACTAAAACATTGACTTCAACTAATCCAGATCTTATTTAAAACCGTGATTAGTTGAATAATCGGTGCTGTTAACAAACTACGATATGCTAAACTTGAGAGCTTTATTGTGACTCAGAGGATATGTCAGATATGCCTTGATATCAAAGCGGAACAGCTCAGTGTGGCCTTGAGGCAGATAATGAAAGGCGTGTAAATGTAATGCATCCACTAAGTGCATAATCTCTTCACACCAGTcgtcaaaagaaaagaaaaggaagaggaaaaaaacaaaaacaacttcaaaTCTGCCACACCATTCACTGGCTtactaatataaaaatatatatatatatattttttttcaacaggAAGAGGATGTCAGCTAGAAAGGAACTGACGTGCACTTACCTCCGTCGTACAAAACCTCAcatcctctctctgtttttcctctcccccactctttctctgcctctctctctgctaTCTTTTGAACGGCAGGCAACACATCGGCCACACCGTGCCCATGAGGCTGCAGCAGAACACTACCACCTGCCTGACATGGGACAACAAAAGCCAAAGCCATATGGGTACATTGGCAGAGGCCAGTCAACCATGCTGACCAGCCTTCCACAGCTTTGATTTACATGGGCACAAATGATGTGGACTTCggacagaaaaaacaacaatagagcaaaaaaaatatataagtatatatatcATTCTTGTTGTTTAGTGGAGGTTCAGGCTTAGCACTTCAGCACCCCCCCACTGGAGCACAATGCTATCATAAACCTGGAAGGTCACATGTCACAGTTGTCTGCCTATGGCTgacatttttcttaaatgtgCAAATCAATATGTGTTATCTCAGGTACAAACTTTATCTACAGTAACGCTTTCTATTGACTTAAATGATTGGCCTAGTTATACTGAGGACATGATAACCTGACAAGGTGACTGACAAGCTCTATACTGACTTGGCTTACATATGCTTTTGTCCAAATAGACTTTAAGCTTCTGACCAAAGAAGACAACATACACAGTATCAGCACTGCAGTACAACAATCTCACAGCTCTATCAGCTTTAGCTTCCACATTGTTTATGCCTTTTTAAGTCCAGCTCTCAAACACTTTTTCCCTGGAAGAGTGCGTATCACATAACTAAAATCCAACCTTCAAACAACTGTGTCTCTTTATGTCTTAGTGCCTGAGCTATTACTCCCTGATCTTTCTTGTTAATCCTTAGAACTCACTGATAACACATGAAAATGGGATGACTTTGTTATACTTGATCTGCATGGGATGGcattggaaaaaaagaaaaactgttatTAAATTAACTGCCTGGTGTATAAACTCGTAGATAAATTATGATACTAGGATGAAATTGAATGGCATGGTTAAATGAGAGCAGCCCTAACAAATCCTTAAACTTGACTCCAAAAGCTGACTACCCTGAACAAACAGAAAGCTCACCCAATGAaatgataatgtaaataaataaatcctgcatGGTCACTTCCTGGCCATCTTTTTTCAAAGCATAAAAGGCACTTATGCTTTGAAAAACACTACTGTATACATGTAATGATCCAAGGGACTGATTCGCTCATTTTACAATATTACAGCACAATGGCGTGATGCATGATGAGGCTTGCAGGCTGCCTGGATACTTACGATATTGAACCTGAGGATGATCTGGCCTGCCTCTTGCTCTTAAGAGCTCTTAATTTATCACCCTGCGTGAGGCcatttctctcctcttcatcattgtactgtaaaaaacagaaaaacaatgagTAGAATCAATAGATTTTCTTTCtagcttaggctgctgcccataagcggaagaaaatgaatggatggatgtctgaTCTGTTAGTTCTGTGCCTAAAAATGTGGCAAGACTACAGTTTCAAACTCACCATTTCCATCTCTTCTTTCTTGGATGCCCTGTTCTTGTTGCTCCCATTGATGGTTATATCATCCACTCCAGATAGGATCCTGGTTACTGCCATCTTACCATTCTCTCGTTCATTTAGCATCTTCTCATGGAAAACATCTCCTTCTGCCCACAAACTGTTCTGCTTCCTGATAAACCACAAAATGAAACGGATCGTCTTGCCAAACCATGATCACCTTACTTTAAGAGGTTTTTAATCTGTCTGTTTCCCAAAGGGTCTGaaactattttgttttttatcacaCCTATAAAACTTCAATTGTGGTCAGTCTAGTTTAATCTTTTATATTtatcaatacaaaaaaaatgtattatgatttatttattttttaaagggtGACATTTTGACAGTCCTTCTCTAGTGAACACCTACTCTTCAACAAAGTTCTGCTGAGGCCCAATGATGGACCCTGGTCGGCAGATCCGTATCCAAGCGATGGCCTCTGCTGCAGTTAGGTGGTAATGTTTCATCATATAGCAGGCAATCAGAGTACCAGTCCTCCCTAGCCCAgctaaaacacaagaaaagtaGAGTGACATGAAATTGTGTtgtaaacaggaaactgaacagGGTTCATGTAGCTACAAGTGCATCTGGCTCCAGAAATTCTACCTTTACAGTGGACTGCAATGGCTCCTTCAGCATTCTCACAGATGTTGAGAAACTTCCTGACAATTGAATCATTCGGCGTGCTTCCATCCACAAAGAACAGGTCGTGATGTTCAAACCCAGAGTCTGTAAAACGCCGGGCATCATACATCTTCTTGTTGAGTCTGATGATAGTGGTGACACTGTGTTTCCTGAAGTATGGGATGTAGGCCTCAGGAGCATGCAAAGGGTACCCTTAAATAAGAAAGGAAAACATTCTTGTGAGTTCAGGAGGTGTTAAAATGAGGTCAGACGTAGTTCTGTGATGCACTTTAATTACCATTTTCTATTTTGCTTTTTGGATGCGGCCCACTGAATGCAAGGAACTTTCCTGGAATGATCCAGTTCAAGTCTCCATTTTCTGCTCGCTCATAGTGCTCATATTCTTCCACATCGAAGTTAGAGAAGTCAAGCCAACCGTACTGCAAAGCCTAGTGGAGTGTTGAAATGAAAGTAATTGCATTAGGGTGtggcaacacaacaaagaaaaagaattcaTTCTTTAAATGGCGTACTTTGTGAACTCCACGAAGACAGTCTAGGATGTTCAGATTATACATGCAGGTTCCAAATGAAGCATCTCTGTAAAACATAATATAATTAAAAGTCTGCATAACATAATTAGAATGTCGTATTCattaaaacagctcactgatcaaaACACAGAACATGTTACTTCttgggtataaaaacatgaattgaGTCTGTAATTTGCCTAATAAACAACAGGATAtgccaggggtgcccaaacttggcctgtgggccgcttccggccccgccccctacttcagtctgcaaattgatgtcaaaaataacttaaaattttgccctttaagttacttttttgtacAAAtcgtatgttatttttgacatcaattcgcagaccagaaggggggggggggggggggggggcgcaagtttggacacccctgggatatgcggaagagaatggatggatggatgttttaaataggtttttgacagatttccaaaatgtttgtgttttcttgtttttatgacaggtggtctaataaaatTTTTAAGCACTGTACATATTGTTACAATGCTGGATGGTCTCTTTGCAAGAAACTCCCAGAAGTTCAGGCTTCTGACTGCGCTAAAGCCTCAGTTTCCAGAATGTTGTCTTACTCTTGGATATTTATAATGTTGCAGAGTGCTTGTGAAGGGCAGCCATTCAGATGAAATTTAACTTAAAGGGAGGCTCGCTTTAAAAGCAGAGGAGCtaaaattgtttcttttagGGAAAGGAAGCAAGGGGCTGCACCAGTGCCCAAAATAAGATCACTAAgagttattttaatttatgaATCAGCCAAAGCACTTGTAGTACagtccaaaaatagaaacctgAAATTGGAAATTaccataataggtcccctttaagtaAAAACAGTGACTAGAACAGCAGTTAACCCATTATCAGAGTTAATGCTTATCATTTTCCTTTTATCAGCTCTGTTCAAatctaccccccacccccaagccCAAATTATCAGTTAACAGATATTGAAAATCAGAATTAATATCAgccctaaagaaaaaaatggggttagaactgaaaatgagtcaaCCGAGGCTAAATTATGAATACTTTTTAATCAAAAGGTATTAGAGtatcacattaaaataaataaactttgcaAGTGAATGGCAGCTAAGACAAGCTGCCATCATTACA
This sequence is a window from Archocentrus centrarchus isolate MPI-CPG fArcCen1 chromosome 9, fArcCen1, whole genome shotgun sequence. Protein-coding genes within it:
- the cdc14b gene encoding LOW QUALITY PROTEIN: dual specificity protein phosphatase CDC14B (The sequence of the model RefSeq protein was modified relative to this genomic sequence to represent the inferred CDS: inserted 1 base in 1 codon) translates to MKRKSERRRAESRKKRCAAHSSSEAEPNSDIYIEITDQLYFAILKQKLKSTTERHCFCIDEELAYENFYADFGPLNLAMFYRFCCKLTKKLKSITLSRKKIIFYTCGDQKKQANAAYLIGSYAVMHLNMLPEEAYSLLVSRNSTYIPFRDASFGTCMYNLNILDCLRGVHKALQYGWLDFSNFDVEEYEHYERAENGDLNWIIPGKFLAFSGPHPKSKIENGYPLHAPEAYIPYFRKHSVTTIIRLNKKMYDARRFTDSGFEHHDLFFVDGSTPNDSIVRKFLNICENAEGAIAVHCKAGLGRTGTLIACYMMKHYHLTAAEAIAWIRICRPGSIIGPQQNFVEEKQNSLWAEGDVFHEKMLNERENGKMAVTRILSGVDDITINGSNKNRASKKEEMEMYNDEEERNGLTQGDKLRALKSKRQARSSSGSISQEENKIHTRSSSQSLSRVILQASAQSCKTSVSPLALSDPSDSRKRTRTSLPANGIGGSSLCHTRLVRSLGNLHVVGDXQDPMCCEPCDSHRQTASVTLNIGSPISLSVGEVHLQTYCLQRT